The Mycolicibacterium cosmeticum sequence AATTGTCCCCCACGTCAATGACGCTCGCATCAGGCTGTGAACTCAACCTTCGTCTGACACTACGCCACCTGTCGCGGCCGGACAATCGATTCGGCCGGCCGCCTTCACCGAAGACGATGGCGCCTGCGGAATCCGTAGCATGTTGGTCAACATTGTCGCTTCGGGACCCCGCACCGGCCGCCGCACCGTCGTCTCCGCGACGCGCGCGTGCCTGCCAATGATGTTGCTCGCTACCGCCTTTGGTGTGTGGCACCGGGGTTCGTCTGGCCGCCGGCCGTAGCCGTGCGGATCCAGTGGCTCAGGACCGGGCGCTGCGGGTCTCGCGCCGGTTGGCCTTCTTGATGGCCTCGACCAATTCGTCCTTGGACATCGTCGACCGGCCGGCGACGTCGAGCCGGCGCGCGATCTCCATCAGGTGCTTCTTGGTCGCATTCGCGTCCACGCCCTCGGCGGTCTCGCCGCGCGCATTCGGGCCGCCGCTGCGGGCCCGGTCGTCGGACGGGCCGGGCGCGTCCTTGGCCTCCCAGTGGTCGCCCACCTTCTCGTAGCTGTGTTTGAGCGCCGCATACGCCACCCGGTGGGCGCGTTCGCCCTCGCCGTACTCCTCGGCGGCCGCGTCGTGCGCCTTGGCGAAGGTGCGCTGCGCCTTGGCGTCGGACTTCTGCAGCGTGCTCGGCAGTTCGTCGCGGCGGGCCTTGCCGCTCTTCGTGGTCTTGGGCATGGCTTTCGCCTCTCTCTCGGGTGCCGTTCTCTCGCGCCTACCGCACCACCGGGAAGAACGACGACCCGTCCTCGGGGGTGTCGTCCTCGGGCAGCTTCACGTCCGGCTTCTCCTGCGCGTCGGGGTCGCGCGCCGGTTGCTCCGGGCTGGTGTCCGCAACCTCGGCGGCCAGCTTGTCGTCCAGGGATTCGCCCTGGGCGGCCTCCTCGCTGGACATGCCGAACTTGTCCGAGCCCTGCCAGTCCTCGGGCGGGTCGACGACCTCGTCGCCGTCGGCGTTGCGGACGTCGTCGGAGTCGGTTGCCTCGTCGGGTGGCAGCGTGCCGTATTCCTCTTCCTGTGCGGCCATGCGGTCAGGGTGCCCGGCGCGCCGGGCGGTCAAACACCGCAGCTCAGGCCAGCCAGCCCTGCTGCAGATCCCAGGCCGGGCCGGCGGGCGGGGCGTCGTCACGGGTCACCGTCGCCTGGATCAGTCCGTACGGCCGGTCG is a genomic window containing:
- a CDS encoding ChaB family protein, which translates into the protein MPKTTKSGKARRDELPSTLQKSDAKAQRTFAKAHDAAAEEYGEGERAHRVAYAALKHSYEKVGDHWEAKDAPGPSDDRARSGGPNARGETAEGVDANATKKHLMEIARRLDVAGRSTMSKDELVEAIKKANRRETRSARS